One genomic segment of Cellulophaga sp. HaHaR_3_176 includes these proteins:
- a CDS encoding bifunctional 5,10-methylenetetrahydrofolate dehydrogenase/5,10-methenyltetrahydrofolate cyclohydrolase, translated as MELLDGRKISNQIKEEITEQVTKMRERGEKVPHLAAVLVGNDGASLTYVGSKVKSCEKIGFESTLIQLPSTTSELELLRKIKELNENDDIDGFIVQLPLPPQIDTQKVLLAVDPDKDVDGFHPMNFGKMALDMSTFIPATPFGILELLERYKVETKGKHTVVIGRSHIVGRPMSILMGRKGWPGNSTVTLTHSHTKNITQIISQADIVISALGVPKFLKAEMVKEGAVIIDVGITRVADDTKEKGYYITGDVDFENVSKKASFITPVPGGVGPMTIAMLLKNTLLARDRHRAKKQ; from the coding sequence ATGGAATTATTAGACGGTAGAAAAATATCAAATCAGATAAAAGAAGAAATAACTGAACAAGTAACGAAAATGCGCGAGCGAGGAGAAAAAGTTCCTCATTTAGCGGCAGTACTTGTGGGCAACGATGGGGCTAGTTTAACCTATGTTGGTAGTAAAGTTAAATCTTGTGAGAAAATAGGTTTTGAGTCTACTTTAATTCAATTACCAAGTACAACATCAGAATTAGAACTTTTAAGAAAAATAAAAGAACTAAATGAAAATGATGATATAGATGGCTTTATAGTGCAATTACCATTGCCTCCGCAAATTGATACCCAAAAAGTATTATTAGCGGTAGACCCTGATAAAGATGTTGACGGCTTTCATCCGATGAATTTTGGAAAAATGGCTTTAGATATGAGCACATTTATACCAGCAACTCCTTTTGGTATTTTAGAGCTTTTAGAGCGTTATAAAGTTGAAACTAAAGGAAAACATACTGTTGTTATCGGTCGAAGCCATATAGTCGGCAGACCTATGAGTATTTTAATGGGGCGTAAAGGTTGGCCAGGAAATTCTACAGTAACATTGACACATAGTCACACAAAAAATATTACTCAAATAATATCTCAGGCAGATATAGTTATTTCTGCTTTGGGCGTGCCTAAATTTTTAAAAGCTGAAATGGTAAAGGAGGGTGCTGTAATTATTGATGTGGGTATTACTCGTGTTGCTGATGATACTAAAGAAAAAGGATATTATATTACGGGTGATGTTGACTTCGAAAATGTAAGTAAAAAAGCTTCGTTCATAACACCTGTACCTGGTGGTGTAGGGCCAATGACTATTGCAATGTTGCTTAAAAATACTCTATTAGCAAGAGATAGGCATAGAGCTAAAAAGCAGTAG
- a CDS encoding PAS domain-containing sensor histidine kinase, whose amino-acid sequence MNLNLELKPFFETSLDFLCIAGFDGYFKKLNPSFVNLLQYSEDVLYATQIIDLVHVDDKHLMLSSLKSLSENIPIVNLESRYVSKTGEIIWLHWNAIPLVEENLMYVTAKDISHEKKIEEERRNYLLTLDKKNQELKTLNFKTSHDLRSPINNLLTLCNLLDATKLVDPQMIQIVNLIKKSSNNLKKSLDTYIDEIEKDVVETRLEKVGFASSLKKVQTSIFALIQDSKIEFEVDFSELKSISFNRSYLESIFLNLITNSIKYSKPGVNPKVTIKTKIEENIKKLIFTDNGLGFNMDLVGEKIFNLHQKFHNNNDSKGVGLYLVNSHITNLGGTITVDSQINKGATFTIAFKS is encoded by the coding sequence ATGAACCTTAATTTAGAGTTGAAGCCTTTTTTTGAGACTTCTTTAGATTTTCTTTGTATTGCTGGTTTTGATGGATATTTTAAAAAATTAAATCCTTCTTTTGTAAACTTGCTACAATACTCTGAAGATGTTTTATATGCAACTCAAATTATAGATTTGGTTCATGTTGATGATAAACATCTAATGCTATCATCTTTAAAGAGCTTATCTGAGAATATACCAATTGTTAATCTTGAAAGTCGCTATGTTTCCAAAACAGGCGAGATTATTTGGTTGCACTGGAACGCAATACCTTTAGTAGAAGAAAACCTCATGTATGTTACTGCTAAAGACATATCACATGAGAAAAAAATTGAAGAAGAAAGGCGAAATTATCTTTTAACTCTTGATAAGAAAAATCAAGAATTAAAGACGTTAAACTTTAAAACTTCCCACGATTTAAGATCACCTATTAATAATTTACTTACGTTGTGTAACTTACTTGACGCAACAAAATTAGTTGATCCTCAGATGATACAAATTGTAAATTTGATTAAAAAATCATCTAATAATCTTAAAAAATCATTAGATACATATATAGATGAAATTGAAAAAGATGTTGTGGAAACTCGTTTAGAAAAAGTTGGTTTTGCTTCATCATTAAAAAAAGTTCAAACATCAATATTTGCTTTAATTCAGGACTCTAAAATTGAATTTGAAGTAGATTTTTCTGAATTAAAAAGCATATCTTTTAATAGATCGTATTTAGAAAGTATTTTCTTAAATTTAATAACTAACTCCATTAAATATAGTAAGCCAGGTGTAAATCCTAAGGTTACTATTAAGACTAAAATAGAAGAAAATATTAAAAAACTAATATTTACGGATAATGGTTTAGGCTTTAATATGGATTTAGTAGGCGAGAAAATATTTAATTTACATCAAAAATTCCATAATAATAACGATAGTAAAGGTGTTGGCTTGTATTTAGTTAATAGTCATATTACAAATTTAGGAGGGACTATAACTGTTGATAGTCAAATAAATAAAGGGGCTACGTTTACCATTGCATTTAAATCTTAA
- the ffh gene encoding signal recognition particle protein, which yields MFDNLSEKLDKALHVLKGHGQITEINVAETLKEVRRALLDADVNFKIAKEFTNRVKEKALGQDVLTSLQPGQLMVKLVKDELTELMGGDAEGINLSGTPSVILMSGLQGSGKTTFSGKLANFLKTKKAKNPLLVACDVYRPAAIDQLHVVGDQIGVEVYSDRGNTDPVAISQAGIKYAKENGYNVVIIDTAGRLAVDEQMMNEIANVHKAIQPQETLFVVDAMTGQDAVNTAKAFNEILNFDGVILTKLDGDTRGGAAISIKSVVDKPIKFIGTGEKMEAIDVFYPSRMAERILGMGDVVSLVERAQEQFDEEESRKIQKKIAKNQFGFDDFLSQIQQIKKMGNIKDLMGMIPGAGKALKGLDIDDDAFKHVEAIIHSMTPLERSTPAKLDSSRKKRIAKGSGRTIQEVNQLLKQFDQMSKMMKMMQGGGGKKMMQMMGAMKGMK from the coding sequence ATGTTTGATAATTTAAGTGAAAAGCTAGATAAAGCGTTACATGTTCTAAAAGGACATGGACAGATTACAGAAATTAATGTTGCAGAAACTTTAAAGGAAGTTAGGAGAGCTTTATTAGATGCCGATGTTAACTTTAAAATTGCAAAAGAGTTTACCAACAGAGTAAAAGAAAAAGCACTCGGTCAAGATGTATTGACTTCTCTTCAGCCAGGCCAGTTAATGGTTAAATTGGTTAAAGATGAGTTAACAGAATTAATGGGTGGCGATGCAGAAGGTATCAACTTATCAGGCACACCATCTGTTATTTTAATGTCTGGTTTACAAGGTTCAGGTAAAACTACCTTTTCTGGTAAATTAGCAAATTTTTTAAAAACTAAGAAAGCTAAAAACCCTTTATTGGTTGCCTGTGATGTTTACAGACCAGCAGCTATTGATCAATTACATGTAGTTGGAGATCAAATTGGTGTTGAGGTATATTCAGATAGAGGAAATACAGACCCAGTTGCAATTTCTCAGGCAGGTATAAAATACGCTAAAGAAAATGGATATAATGTTGTAATTATTGATACGGCGGGTCGTTTAGCTGTAGATGAGCAAATGATGAACGAAATTGCAAACGTTCACAAAGCTATCCAGCCACAAGAAACATTGTTTGTTGTTGATGCAATGACAGGGCAAGATGCCGTTAATACAGCGAAGGCCTTTAACGAGATATTGAATTTTGATGGGGTTATCTTAACAAAATTAGATGGAGATACTCGAGGTGGTGCAGCAATTTCTATTAAATCTGTTGTAGATAAGCCTATTAAATTTATTGGTACAGGAGAGAAAATGGAGGCTATTGATGTTTTCTATCCATCTCGTATGGCAGAACGTATCCTTGGAATGGGAGATGTTGTTTCATTAGTTGAAAGAGCTCAAGAGCAATTCGATGAAGAGGAGAGTAGAAAAATTCAAAAGAAGATTGCCAAAAATCAATTTGGTTTTGATGACTTTTTAAGTCAGATTCAACAAATTAAAAAAATGGGTAATATTAAAGACCTTATGGGAATGATTCCAGGTGCTGGTAAAGCATTAAAAGGTTTAGATATTGATGATGATGCTTTTAAACATGTTGAAGCTATTATTCATTCGATGACTCCATTAGAAAGATCTACACCTGCAAAACTAGATTCTAGTAGAAAAAAGAGAATTGCAAAGGGTAGTGGTAGAACAATACAAGAAGTAAACCAGTTACTAAAGCAATTTGATCAAATGAGTAAGATGATGAAAATGATGCAAGGCGGTGGCGGTAAAAAAATGATGCAAATGATGGGAGCTATGAAAGGCATGAAATAA
- a CDS encoding alpha/beta fold hydrolase, whose translation MKKIINKYIPLVYGSYFNSLAYFSSEKAAKKAFALFCTPRKGKILEHQKEFLDNAKSNTIKVNNLELQMYHWKGTKDTILLIHGWESNVFRWRNLINFLVKEDYNIIAFDAPGHGYSEGKILNVPLYTICANEIIETYNPKYIIGHSLGGMTSMYSQYKKPSESIQKIISLGSPSELSEIMGHYKSLLKLNSSVMLSLDSYFKKTFNFNIDEFSISKYAAKFTKKGLLVHDKFDLIAPYSAATKIHQNWSNSTLITTEGLGHSLHQDDVNNQIIAFLKS comes from the coding sequence ATGAAAAAAATAATTAACAAATATATTCCTCTTGTTTACGGCAGTTATTTTAACTCCTTAGCCTATTTTTCGAGCGAAAAAGCTGCAAAAAAAGCGTTCGCTTTATTTTGCACTCCTAGAAAAGGAAAAATCTTAGAGCATCAAAAAGAGTTTTTAGATAACGCTAAGAGTAACACTATAAAAGTTAATAATTTAGAGCTTCAAATGTACCATTGGAAAGGTACTAAAGATACTATATTACTAATACATGGTTGGGAAAGCAATGTATTTAGATGGAGAAATTTAATCAACTTTCTTGTAAAAGAAGATTATAATATAATAGCTTTCGATGCCCCTGGACATGGATATTCTGAAGGAAAAATACTAAATGTTCCTCTTTACACCATTTGTGCAAATGAAATTATTGAAACTTATAATCCGAAATATATTATTGGTCATTCACTTGGTGGAATGACATCAATGTATAGCCAATACAAAAAACCTTCTGAATCTATTCAAAAAATAATTTCATTAGGTTCGCCCTCAGAATTATCTGAAATTATGGGGCACTACAAAAGTCTTTTAAAATTAAACAGTTCTGTTATGCTTAGCTTAGATAGCTATTTTAAAAAAACATTTAACTTTAATATTGATGAGTTTTCGATATCAAAATATGCTGCGAAATTTACAAAAAAAGGACTTTTAGTTCATGATAAATTCGATTTAATAGCTCCTTATAGTGCTGCTACAAAAATACATCAAAATTGGAGCAATAGCACTTTAATAACAACTGAAGGATTAGGACATTCATTACATCAAGATGATGTAAACAACCAAATTATTGCCTTTTTAAAATCTTAA
- a CDS encoding NAD-dependent epimerase/dehydratase family protein, whose product MHTILGANGIIGEELAKEIRKNYSQNIKLVGRNPKKSHQEDLLFRADLLSLENTIEALQNTEIAYLTVGLPYNSEVWLRDWVLVIDNVIRACNHHKCKLVYFDNTYAYPQNIKVQKETSPLSSDGKKGIGKKLAAERLLEAIENNEINAVICRAPEFYGPGKTKGFTNNMIFDALKENKTAKVFLRDDVLRTLIYTPDASKAMALIANTPDAYSQTWHLPCDDNRLTSKQFIKEISNQLGRDIKYKVLNSFSLKIASFFNKTIKETQELFPRYKIDNIFDSSKFKNRFPDFKVTSYQDGISNILSDFNLKK is encoded by the coding sequence ATGCATACGATACTAGGCGCGAATGGTATTATAGGGGAAGAACTAGCTAAAGAAATTAGAAAAAACTATTCTCAAAACATTAAACTAGTTGGCAGAAACCCTAAAAAATCACATCAAGAAGATTTACTTTTTAGAGCAGACTTACTAAGCTTAGAAAATACTATCGAAGCACTACAAAATACTGAAATTGCATATTTAACTGTAGGTTTACCGTATAACTCAGAAGTGTGGCTCCGAGACTGGGTGCTTGTTATAGATAACGTAATTAGAGCATGTAATCATCATAAATGCAAACTAGTTTACTTTGACAACACCTATGCTTACCCACAAAATATAAAAGTTCAAAAAGAAACTTCACCACTTTCTTCTGATGGAAAAAAAGGAATTGGAAAAAAACTAGCTGCAGAAAGACTTTTAGAAGCTATTGAAAACAATGAAATTAATGCTGTAATATGCAGGGCTCCTGAATTTTATGGACCAGGAAAAACTAAAGGGTTTACAAACAACATGATTTTTGATGCTTTAAAAGAAAACAAAACAGCTAAAGTTTTTTTACGAGATGATGTTTTAAGAACTCTAATATACACACCAGACGCAAGCAAAGCAATGGCATTAATTGCAAATACACCTGACGCCTATTCACAAACATGGCATTTACCTTGCGATGATAACCGTCTTACTTCTAAACAATTTATAAAAGAAATTTCGAACCAATTAGGTCGAGATATAAAATATAAAGTCCTAAATTCTTTTTCACTAAAAATCGCCAGTTTTTTCAACAAAACTATAAAAGAAACACAAGAGTTATTTCCTAGATATAAAATTGATAACATTTTCGATTCTTCAAAGTTTAAAAATCGTTTTCCTGATTTCAAAGTCACTAGTTATCAAGATGGTATTTCAAACATTCTCAGTGATTTTAATTTGAAAAAATAA
- a CDS encoding zinc-dependent peptidase produces the protein MLAPILVLLVFVSYFLYIVRYAYRIYFSDLEPLSLSEKKIILNNFPVYKKLSVKQKQKFEYRILRFRKDKQFVFNGLISRQEDMALLLSATATMLTLGLQKYKIPAIERIIIYPSQYFSVINNQNHIGEYNLGLKTLVFSAEHVKQGFDIPNDNKNLGVHEFAHALSFNTMFEHSRESRFFKKHLDKVHHLFDAPEFLLQLENSTYFRSYSRTNMHEFFAVAAENYVETPVQFKAEFPKFYDIMGDMLKFDFYNPTSN, from the coding sequence ATGCTAGCACCTATACTTGTATTATTAGTATTTGTGTCTTACTTTTTGTATATAGTTCGTTATGCATACCGTATATATTTTTCTGATTTAGAGCCATTATCATTATCAGAGAAGAAAATAATACTTAATAATTTTCCGGTATATAAAAAGCTTTCTGTTAAACAGAAACAAAAATTTGAATACCGGATTTTAAGATTTAGAAAAGACAAACAATTTGTTTTTAATGGTTTAATATCAAGGCAAGAAGATATGGCTTTGTTGTTAAGTGCAACGGCAACAATGCTCACCTTGGGCTTACAGAAATATAAGATTCCAGCAATAGAACGTATCATTATTTATCCAAGCCAATACTTTTCTGTAATAAACAATCAAAATCATATTGGAGAATACAACTTAGGTTTAAAAACACTTGTTTTTTCGGCTGAACATGTGAAACAAGGTTTTGATATTCCGAATGATAATAAAAATTTAGGAGTGCACGAATTTGCACATGCTTTGAGTTTTAATACTATGTTTGAGCACTCACGTGAATCTCGATTTTTTAAAAAGCATTTAGATAAAGTACATCATTTATTTGATGCTCCTGAATTTCTTTTACAATTAGAAAATAGCACCTATTTTAGGTCATATAGCCGAACTAATATGCACGAATTTTTTGCGGTTGCCGCTGAAAATTATGTTGAAACACCTGTTCAATTTAAAGCTGAGTTTCCAAAATTTTATGATATAATGGGTGATATGTTAAAGTTTGATTTTTACAACCCTACATCAAATTAA
- a CDS encoding VOC family protein, producing the protein MNTVTPFHIAIPVHNLDECRIFYREVLNCEEGRSSDYWVDFNLFGHQLVIHYKPKAETDTLHHNPVDGHAVPVPHYGVILPWETFHDFSEKLTSKGIKFVIEPYIRFKGDVGEQATMFFLDPAGNALEFKSFKDMNQLFAK; encoded by the coding sequence ATGAATACTGTAACTCCTTTCCACATAGCAATACCTGTTCACAATCTTGATGAATGTAGAATATTTTACAGAGAAGTTTTAAATTGTGAAGAAGGAAGAAGTAGCGATTATTGGGTTGATTTTAATTTATTCGGCCATCAACTAGTAATTCATTACAAACCAAAAGCAGAAACAGATACTTTACACCATAACCCTGTAGACGGACATGCAGTTCCTGTTCCTCATTATGGTGTAATTTTACCTTGGGAGACTTTTCATGATTTCTCAGAGAAACTAACATCGAAGGGAATCAAGTTCGTTATAGAGCCTTATATTAGATTTAAAGGAGATGTTGGTGAACAGGCTACAATGTTTTTCTTAGACCCTGCAGGCAATGCTTTAGAATTTAAATCTTTTAAAGATATGAACCAATTGTTTGCTAAGTAA
- the argS gene encoding arginine--tRNA ligase: MSIQTVLEAKVKEAVSAIFKADLPTVEFQPTRKDFEGDITIVVFPMLRVIKGNPVQIGNQIGEYLVKEVVEVSSFNVIKGFLNLVIEDSFYVNYFTEIASDATFGHVKTNSNNAVMVEYSSPNTNKPLHLGHIRNNLLGYSVAEILKASGKKVYKTQIINDRGIHICKSMVAWQKFGEGKTPESTGLKGDKLVGNYYVAFDKAYKAEIADLIVKGIDKEVAEKQAPILQEAQQMLLKWEAGDDEVVSLWKKMNQWVYKGFEVTYKNLGVDFDTLYYESDTYLLGKDVVAEGLERGVFFKKEDGSVWIDLTEDGLDEKIVLRSDGTAVYMTQDIGTAIQRVKDNPDVSGMVYTVGNEQDYHFKVLFLILKKLGFSWSDNLFHLSYGMVDLPSGKMKSREGTVVDADDLMVDMTDTATKISEELGKLDDYSDGEKQGLYKMIGLGALKYYILKVDPKKRILFDPEESVDFQGNTGPFIQYTFARIQSILRKAKDLNLDGFAGLIELHEKEKELIKQLQLYPETIQLAATNYSPALIANYTYDLVKEFNSFYQNVSILGETDNQKKAFRVALSEKVSAVIASAFQLLGIEVPERM; this comes from the coding sequence ATGAGTATTCAAACGGTTTTAGAGGCCAAAGTAAAAGAAGCGGTTAGCGCTATATTTAAAGCAGATTTACCAACGGTAGAATTTCAGCCAACACGTAAAGATTTTGAGGGAGACATTACTATTGTAGTTTTTCCGATGTTACGAGTGATAAAAGGAAACCCTGTTCAGATAGGAAACCAAATAGGTGAGTACTTGGTAAAAGAAGTTGTTGAAGTTTCTTCTTTCAATGTTATTAAAGGCTTTTTGAATTTAGTGATTGAAGATAGTTTTTATGTAAATTACTTTACTGAAATAGCTAGTGATGCAACTTTCGGTCATGTTAAAACGAATAGTAATAATGCTGTAATGGTAGAGTATTCATCTCCGAATACTAACAAACCATTGCATTTGGGGCATATTAGAAATAATTTATTAGGATATTCTGTTGCTGAAATTTTAAAAGCTTCAGGTAAAAAAGTATACAAAACACAAATAATTAATGATCGTGGTATTCATATTTGTAAAAGTATGGTGGCTTGGCAAAAATTTGGAGAAGGTAAAACGCCTGAGAGTACAGGCTTAAAAGGCGATAAACTTGTTGGTAATTATTATGTAGCTTTTGATAAAGCATATAAGGCTGAAATAGCTGATTTAATAGTAAAAGGGATAGATAAAGAAGTAGCAGAAAAGCAAGCTCCAATTCTACAAGAAGCACAACAAATGCTTTTAAAGTGGGAAGCTGGTGATGATGAGGTTGTTTCTCTTTGGAAAAAGATGAACCAATGGGTTTATAAAGGTTTTGAGGTTACGTATAAAAACTTAGGAGTAGATTTTGATACACTGTATTACGAAAGTGACACCTATTTATTGGGTAAGGATGTTGTTGCAGAAGGTCTTGAAAGAGGTGTTTTCTTTAAAAAAGAAGACGGTAGTGTTTGGATAGATTTGACAGAAGATGGACTTGATGAAAAAATAGTTTTAAGATCAGATGGTACTGCGGTGTATATGACTCAAGATATTGGTACAGCAATACAGCGGGTAAAAGATAATCCAGATGTTTCGGGAATGGTGTATACTGTTGGTAACGAGCAAGATTATCACTTTAAAGTATTATTTTTAATATTAAAGAAATTAGGTTTTTCTTGGTCTGATAATTTATTTCATTTAAGCTATGGCATGGTAGATTTACCTAGCGGGAAAATGAAAAGTAGAGAAGGTACTGTTGTTGATGCTGATGATTTAATGGTAGATATGACTGATACTGCTACAAAAATATCAGAAGAGTTAGGTAAGCTTGATGATTATTCAGATGGTGAAAAACAGGGATTATATAAAATGATTGGTTTAGGGGCATTAAAATATTACATCTTAAAAGTAGACCCTAAGAAAAGAATATTATTCGATCCTGAAGAGTCTGTAGATTTTCAAGGTAATACAGGTCCGTTTATTCAATATACTTTTGCTAGAATACAATCTATTTTAAGAAAGGCGAAAGATTTAAATCTTGATGGTTTTGCAGGTCTTATAGAACTTCATGAAAAAGAGAAAGAATTGATCAAGCAATTGCAATTATACCCTGAAACTATTCAACTGGCAGCTACAAATTATAGTCCTGCTTTAATTGCAAATTATACGTATGATTTAGTAAAAGAGTTTAACTCTTTCTATCAAAATGTATCTATTTTAGGCGAGACTGATAATCAGAAAAAAGCATTTAGAGTGGCGCTTTCTGAAAAAGTAAGTGCAGTAATTGCTTCTGCATTTCAACTTTTAGGAATTGAAGTTCCTGAAAGAATGTAA
- a CDS encoding SDR family oxidoreductase yields the protein MKILLTGANGYIGMRLLPILLELGHTVICMVRDESRLSIDKDIRKKVEIIEVDLLENITPNKFPKDIDIAYFLIHSMSSSTDDFDKKEAITAENFNAYMLQTNVQQVIYLSGIVNDEKLSKHLSSRKNVEDILYQGNFKLTVLRAGIIVGSGSSSFEIIRDLCEKLPFMITPKWVLTRTQPIGIRDVLSFLTGVIGNKKTYDDSFDIAGPNILTYKEMLHQYAEARGFKNWIVTVPIMTPKLSSYWLYFVTSTSYKLAINLVDSMKMEVVAKDKRLEEILNIKPHSYKEAIDKAFIKIEQNLVISSWKDSMVSGRFKKNLEKYIQVPKYGVLTDIKTIKVTNPDVALENIWKIGGDNGWYYANWLWKIRGFLDKISGGVGLRRGRTHSNKIYTGDALDFWRVLLADKKNKRLLLFAEMRLPGEAWLEFKIDDKNILHQTATFRPRGLRGRLYWYSVLPFHYFIFGGMLRGIANNK from the coding sequence ATGAAAATACTACTTACAGGCGCAAATGGCTACATTGGTATGCGGTTACTACCCATACTATTAGAACTCGGACATACAGTAATTTGTATGGTTAGAGATGAAAGCAGACTCTCAATAGATAAAGATATTCGTAAAAAGGTTGAGATTATAGAAGTTGACTTATTAGAAAATATAACTCCTAATAAATTCCCAAAAGACATAGATATTGCTTATTTTTTAATCCACTCCATGAGCTCTTCCACGGATGATTTTGACAAGAAAGAAGCCATCACTGCTGAGAATTTTAACGCTTACATGTTACAAACAAACGTACAGCAAGTAATTTATTTAAGTGGTATTGTAAATGACGAAAAACTATCTAAACACTTAAGTTCTAGAAAAAACGTAGAAGACATTTTATACCAGGGTAATTTTAAACTTACCGTATTACGTGCAGGTATAATTGTAGGCTCTGGTAGCTCTTCATTCGAAATTATTAGAGATTTATGCGAAAAACTTCCTTTTATGATTACCCCTAAATGGGTACTTACAAGAACACAGCCTATTGGCATTAGAGACGTACTTAGTTTTTTAACTGGCGTAATTGGTAATAAAAAAACTTATGATGATTCATTTGATATCGCAGGCCCTAATATTTTAACCTATAAAGAAATGCTTCACCAATATGCTGAAGCAAGAGGCTTTAAAAACTGGATAGTTACTGTACCCATAATGACTCCGAAACTATCATCATATTGGTTATATTTTGTCACATCTACATCATATAAGTTAGCTATTAACCTTGTCGATAGCATGAAAATGGAGGTAGTTGCTAAAGATAAAAGACTTGAAGAAATTTTGAATATCAAACCACATTCTTACAAGGAAGCAATTGATAAAGCTTTTATCAAAATTGAACAAAACCTAGTTATCAGTAGCTGGAAGGATAGTATGGTAAGTGGTCGTTTTAAAAAAAATCTTGAAAAATACATTCAAGTACCTAAATACGGCGTGTTAACAGATATTAAAACCATAAAAGTTACAAACCCCGATGTTGCATTAGAAAACATTTGGAAAATTGGAGGTGATAACGGATGGTATTATGCTAATTGGCTTTGGAAAATAAGAGGCTTTTTAGACAAAATATCAGGCGGAGTTGGTTTGCGAAGGGGTCGAACACATTCTAATAAAATATATACAGGTGATGCTTTAGATTTCTGGAGGGTTTTACTTGCTGATAAAAAAAATAAGCGCCTTTTATTATTTGCAGAAATGCGTTTACCAGGTGAAGCTTGGTTAGAGTTTAAAATAGATGATAAGAATATACTGCACCAAACAGCTACTTTTAGACCACGAGGATTAAGAGGTCGATTGTATTGGTACAGTGTTCTTCCTTTTCATTATTTTATCTTTGGCGGAATGTTACGCGGAATAGCAAATAATAAATAA